The stretch of DNA TCGTACTTCAGGACGTTCTTACGCGTCTCGAAGTTCTGCTGCTCGACCTGCGACTGGGCGGAGGCGATGGCGCGGGTCACCATCTTGTTCTCGATCGGCACGTCGTCGGGGACATTGGCCATCGCCATGACGCGCTCGACCATCTGGGCCTTGAAGAGCCGCATCAGGTCGTCGCCGAGCGACAGGTAGAAGCGGGACTCGCCCGGGTCGCCCTGACGTCCGGAACGGCCGCGCAGCTGGTTGTCGATCCGGCGCGACTCGTGGCGCTCGGTGCCGAGGACGTAGAGGCCACCGGCGTCCTTGACCTCGTCGTGCTCGGCCTTCACCGCCCGCTCGGCCTTCTCCAGGGCGGCGGGCAGCGCGGCGGCCCACTCCTCGACGTGCTCCACGGGGTCGAGGCCCCGCTGGCGCAGCTCCGCCTCCGCGAGGTCGTCGGGGTTGCCGCCGAGCTTGATGTCGGTACCGCGGCCGGCCATGTTGGTGGCGACGGTGACGGAGCCCCTACGGCCCGCCTGGGCGATGATCGGTGCTTCCCTGTCGTGCTGCTTCGCGTTCAGCACCTCGTGCGCGATACCGCGCTTGGCGAGCTGCTGCGACAGGTACTCGGACTTCTCGACCGAAGTGGTGCCGACCAGGATCGGCTGCCCCTTCTCGTGCTTCTCCGCGATGTCGTCCACGACCGCGTCGAACTTCGCGACCTCGGTGCGGTAGATCAGGTCGGACTGGTCCACGCGGACCATCGGCTTGTTGGTCGGGATCGGTACGACACCGAGCTTGTAGATCTGGTGGAACTCTGCGGCCTCGGTCATCGCCGTACCGGTCATGCCGGAGAGCTTGCTGTAGAGGCGGAAGAAGTTCTGCAGGGTGATCGTGGCGAGCGTCTGGTTCTCGTCCTTGATGTCCACCCCTTCCTTCGCCTCGATGGCCTGGTGCATGCCCTCGTTGTAGCGGCGGCCGGCGAGGATACGCCCTGTGTGCTCGTCGACGATCATGACCTCGCCGTCGATGACGACGTAGTCCTTGTCGTTCTTGAACAGTTCCTTGGCCTTGATGGCGTTGTTCAGATAACCGACGAGAGGGGTGTTGACCGACTCGTAGAGGTTGTCGATGCCGAGCCAGTCCTCGACCTTGGCGACGCCGGGCTCGTGGATGGCGACGGTGCGCTTCTTCTCGTCGACCTCGTAGTCGCCGGTCTCCTCGATGCCCTTGAGCTGGTTCCCGGCCTCACCCTTGGTGAGACGTGTCACCAGCTTGGCGAAGTCGCCGTACCACTTGGTGGCCTGGTCGGCCGGGCCGGAGATGATGAGCGGGGTACGGGCCTCGTCCACCAGGATCGAGTCGACCTCGTCGACGATCGCGTAGTTGTGGCCGCGCTGCACCAGCTCGTCCTGGGCCCACGCCATGTTGTCGCGCAGGTAGTCGAAGCCGAACTCGTTGTTCGTGCCGTAGGTGATGTCGCACGCGTACTGCTCGCGGCGCTGGGCCGGGGTCATGTTGGCCAGGATGCAGCCGACCTCAAGACCGAGGAACTTGTGGACGCGGCCCATCATCTCGGAGTCACGTTCGGCGAGGTAGTCGTTCACCGTGATCAGGTGGACACCGTCGCCCGACAGTGCGTTCAGATACGCGGGGAGCGTACCGACGAGGGTCTTGCCCTCACCGGTCTTCATCTCCGACACATAGCCCATGTGCAGGGCGGCGGCGCCCATCAGCTGCACGTCGTAGGGGCGCTGGCCGAGTACGCGCTTGGCGGCCTCACGGACGGTGGCGAAGGCCTCCGGCATGAGGTCGTCCAGGCTCTCCCCATCGGTGTACCGCTGCTTGTACTCGTCGGTGAGGGCACGCAGCTCGGCGTCGGAGAGGCTGACGAAGTCCTCTTCGATGGAGTTGACCTGGTCCGCGATGCGGTGCAGCTTGCGCAGGATCTTGCCTTCGCCTGCACGCATGATCTTTGAGAGGACGGACACGGGGGTTGGTCTCCTTGCCGGTCGGGCCTGGCACGGTCGGGTTCACTTCGGGCAACGGCCATCGTATGCGAGGACCCGGCCGCACCGGGAGGTCTGCCATGACGACAACGGACGGGGCCCTCCGAAGGTGCCGGGGCACCCCGCGAAAATGTCTCCGGAGGAGGAAAGTCATGGCCTCCTCACGGGGAACGGGCTCAGAATCTCCACATGGAACCCGTCACACTGGTCACGGAACGTCTACTGCTGCGCACGGTGGGTCCCGGCGACGCGGCGGCCGTGTACGCCGCCTGCCAGGACCCCGATATCCAACGCTGGACCACGATCCCTTCCCCTTACCTCCGCGAACATGCGGAAGGGTTCACCTCGGCCATCGTGCCAGCGGGGTGGCGCGAGGGAACGGCCTTCAACTTCGGCGTCTTCGAACGTCTCCCCCAGGACGGCCTCCCCGACGTCCTCGGCCCCTCGGACCGGGGAGAGGGCCCCCTTGTCGCCATGCTCGGGATCATGCCGCGCCCCATGGGCACGGGCGAGATCGGTTTCTGGGCCGTACGGGAGTACCGCCGCCGCGGCTACGTGGCGGAGGCCACGCGGGCTCTCACCCACTGGGCCTTCACCGAGCTGGGCGTCGGACGGGCCGAGTGGCGTGCCGAGGTCGGCAACGAGGCGTCACGGGCCGTCGCCGAACGGGTGGGCTTCACCATCGAGGGCGTACTGCGGGCCGGGATCATTCACCGCGGCGAACACCGCGACTGCGTGATCGGGTCCCTGCTCCCGTCCGATGTGGGCGTACCGGCGTCCGTCCCCTACCGGAGTGCGAGCCCCACGGCGTACTGAGCGCGTACCGCCACGGACCCGCCCTCCGCAGCCCCTCGGCCGTCGGCCGTCCGCCGTCCGCCGTCCGCCGTCCGCCGTCACACGACGTGGAACGGCCGCTGTCAGTGCGGGCATTTAGGGTGCCGACATGACGAGTCTGCCGCGCCCCTCCTCCGCCGTGCGCCCCACCACAGCTCCCAGGCCCGAGGCCGAGCTGTCCGCCGACGAGGCCCGCAGGATCGCTCTGCGGGCGCAGGGGTTCCTGGGCGCGCCCGACCGCAGGGGCGGTGTGCGGGGCGTCCTCAGACACTTGGGGGCGGTCCAGCTCGACACGATCTCGGTGCTGGCACGTTCACACGAACTGATTCCGTACGCGCGGCTCGGCGCCGTCGGACGCAAGAAGATCGAGAGCGCCTACTGGAGCCCCGCACAGGACGCGGGCACCCCTCCGAACCCGCACTCCTTCGAGTACTGGTCGCACGCGGCCTGCATCCTGCCGGTGGAGGAATGGCCGCACTTCGCCTTCAGGCGCCGCGCCTACCGGTCCCGCCCGAGCTGGCACCACGAGCTCCTCCCGGCCACCTACGAGACGGTGCTCAAGCAGCTCCGTACGGAAGGCCCTCTCACCGCCACGGAGTTAGGAGGTGCGAAGAACGGCGGCCCTTGGTGGGACTGGTCGGAGGCGAAGATCGCCGTCGAACGGGCGCTGATGTTCGGCGACGTGGTCTGCACCAGGCGAGAAGGATGGCGGCGCGTCTACGACTTGGCGGAGCGCGCCATTCCGGCCCCGCTGCTCCATGACGACCTGGACGACCGGGAGTGCGCGCGCCGCCTGGTACGGCTGGCGGGGCAGTCCCTCGGTGTGGGTACCCGGGCCGACATCGCCGACTATCACCGGCTGAAGGCCGAGCAGGTCGAGGCCGTCATCGCGGAGTCGGGTCTGGTGCCGGTGGCGGTCGAAGGCTGGGCCAAGCCCGCGTGGGCGGACCCCGAAGCGCTGGCGACCGTCCCGCGCGGACGGCACAGGACCACCCTGCTCTCCCCGTTCGACTCGCTGATCTGGGAGCGCGCGAGGACGGAGCGGATCTTCGGCCTGACCCACCGCCTGGAGGCGTACGTCCCCAAGCCCAAGCGGATCTACGGCTACTTCGCCATGCCCGTCCTCTCCGGCGGCCGTCTGGTGGGCCGGGTGGACCCGGCGCGCGAGGGCCGCACGCTGGTGGCCAAACAGGTGTCACTGGGCGGCGACAACGCCTCCTCGGCCGGCCCCGCCAAGGCGGTACGCCCGACGGCCCAGGCTCTGGTGGAGGCCGCGAGCTGGGTGGGCTGCACGGACGTGCGCGTCGAACGGGTCGCCCAACCGGAGCTGAGGGACGCCCTCGTCGCGGAGACCTTCGCACTCCTGGCCGGATAGGCCGGACAGCGAACACGGACGGGTGACGGCCGGGCCACAACCGGCAGCTCTCAGCAGCCGCGTCAGGCATCGGCGTCAGGAGTCGGCGTCGGCGTCGGCGTCGGCGTCGGCGTCGGTCAGCGGATCTCCAGGATCTTCTCGCGCATCGCGTAGACGACCGCCTCCATCCTGGAGTGGAGCTGAAGCTTTTCCAGGATGTTGCGTACGTGGTTCTTCACCGTGTTCTCGCTGATGAACAGCTCTTTGGCGATGTCCCGGTTGTTCATGCCCGTGGCCACCAGCTTCAGCACCTCCAGCTCGCGGTCGGTCAGCCGCGGCGCGGGGACGAGCCTGCGTTCGTCGGTGCGCTGGATCATCGACTTGAACTCGGTGAGGAGCTTCGAGGCCATGGAGGGGCTGATCTGCGACTGCCCGTCCGCCACCGCCCTGATCGCGGTGGCCACCTCGTCGGTGGAGATCTCCTTCAGGAGGTAACCGGTGGCACCCGCTTTGATCGCGTCGTAGAGATCGGCCTCTTCGTCGCTGATGGTCAGCATGATGATCTTCGCGCTGGGGGCGACCTCCTTGATCGAGGTGCACGCCTCGATCCCACCGCGTTTGGGCATCCGTACATCCATCAGAACGATGTCAGGAAGCAGGTCGGCCGCCTTGTCGACCGCTTCCGCCCCGTCGCCCGCCTCACCGATGACCTGAATGTCCTCCTCGGCGGCGAGCACGATCTCAAGCCCCCTGCGGAAGAGCGCGTGGTCGTCCACCACAAGAACCCGAATGGGTTCCTTGCGCGGCGGCTCCATGTCCGCACCGATGACGATGACGTCGTCGGCGGCTCCCTCGGCCCGCATAGGTCCGAAGCTGTCCGTCATCGTCACTCCCCCTGAAGGCCTCGGCCTGTCTTCCTGGCTGCGCGAACCAGTAACCCGGTGGTCAGCCGTGTCAACCCGGTACGGCAGCACACCGGTTGGTCGGTCCTGCCATGATTCCATGCCCGGGGCCGCCCGCGTCGCGCACGGGCACACACGCTGGTGCCCCCGGGGGGCGCACACGCGCACTCCAGGGGCACCTGACCCGACCGACGGGGGCCTAGTCCGCCACAGGCACAGGCCGAACCCACCGGGCCGGGGCGGACACCTCCGCCCCGGAACCCGGGAAGGCAGTACCGGACCCGTCAGCCGCCGAGCGCTCCGCCCGCTTCCGCCGCCGAGGGCGACGCCTCACCCACCATGGGGTCGGTGGTGAGGTGAATGACGCCGTAGTCGTAGGCGTGCCGCCGGTAGACGACACTGGGTTCCTTGGTCTCGGAATCGATGAACAGATAGAAATCGTGTCCGACGAGTTCCATCTCGTAGAGCGCCTGATCGAGCGACATGGGATCTGCCACGTGCGTCTTCTCGCGCACGATCAAGGGGCCTTCGCCCTGGACCTCCAGCGGCCCCACCTTCTTGGTGGGCACTGCTTCCGGTTCCTCGGCGCCAAGGCTTCCGTCGCCGTTGAGCTGCGCGGCCTCGGGGACGTGATCCACGACCTCCGCCGCGGAGATCCTGCCGGAGCCACGCCGGTTGTGCCGCTTGTCGTGCTCCTTGCGCATCCGCGCGTCCAGCTTCGCGGTGGCGAGGTCGAGCGCCGCGTAGGGATCGGCTGCCGAGGCCTCCGCACGGATCACCGGGCCGCGCGAACGGACGGTGATCTCCACGCGGTCGCACCTGTCGGCCTGCCGCGGGTTGTGCTCCTTGGACACCTCGACGTCCAGGCTGATCACCTTGCCGTCGAGCTTCTGGATCTTCTCCAGCTTCAGCTTGTCGGCCACGTGCTTACGGAACCGCTCAGGTACTTCGGTCTTGCGGCCCTTGACGACGATGTCCACGCAGAACTCCGTTCCCGGATCGCTCCGCACCACGGCGGAGTATCTCCCACTTGCACCAGGCTCCCGGCAGAATCCCGGAGCCCCGGACTCGGTGACTTCCACCTCCTGCTCCCCCGCGGAAACGATCTCCGCGCACCGTGCCGAGTGATGACGAAAAACCCGCAGCACGGTATTTGGATAGGTGAGGGGCGACAACGGCCTTTCCTCACGACTGAACATATCTCGACCGGACGGATTGCGTCACCCTCTGCGGTGCCGTACCTCCGTTCAGACGAATTGCCCCTCTCTCCAGCTGGAACGATGCAAGTTCTCTATCAGTTCCGGTTTATTTTGAAAGAATCCGGAGAAGCAGCCACGACCGCCGCTCGGACCTCGCCCCGCACGGTCATTCTCTGTCCTCCCTCAGCTCCTTCCACATCTGTGCCGCATAATGCACGCGCGGCCTCACTCAATGACGCTCCCGTCGTCATCAAGTCATCCACCAGCACCGCGCGCCCCGACCGCAACAGGCTTCCGCCGCCAGGTGCGACGGTCAGCGCCCCCGTCAGGTTGGCGAGTCGCTGCCGGGAACTGAGCCCCGACTGGTCCACCACGGAACGCCGCTGCCGCAGGACGTCGAGCACCCGGACGGGGGTACCGGCCCCGCGCAGCTGAGCGGCGGCCGCCCTGGCGATCCGCTCCACCGGATGGTGTCCGCGCGCCCGCACGGCCCCGGGCGCGGAGGGCACAGGGACAAGCAGCAGAGGCCCGCCGAGGCCTCCGGAGCCTTCCGTGGCCCCGCCGCTCCCCACGAGAGCGGCCCGCACGCTGACCGCGAGTACGGCGCCGAGCGCATGGGCGAGTCCGAGGGCGCCCCGCTCCTTGTGTGCGAGCAGCACGGCCCGGACCGCGTCCTCGTACGGCGCTGCCGCGTAGACCGCCGGCAGGCCCACCGGTTCCGGGTCGGGGCGCACCCGCTCCGCCCGCACGGCTCGCAGGACACTCAGACAACCGGTGCACAACGCGGCACGGGGCCTCCCGCAGCCACCGCACTCAGCCGGCAGCACCAGGTCCGCGAACTCCTGCCACCACCGGCGCATGCCTCCCACTGTGCCAACAGGTGAGGCGCCCGGCCACCCCCTGTGGATAACTCCGTGACGAAGCGGAGCACAGGGGAATGTGGCTGAATCCGCCCGCTCCGGGGCGCCCAGCACGTGGCGGGGCCGCACTGCGCCGCGCGCCCCGAGGAAAGCGGAGCGGGCCGGGCTAGCCGGGGTAGACCGGCGCGGTCCCGTCCTTCAGCACCGTCCGCCAGCTGGCGCCCGGAGGCAGCCGCACGATGCCGTCGGCGGAGTGCGCGATGAGCGGCTGGCGGTCGTCCTCGGAGGCGGAGATGTCCGTCACGCCCGTGAGCCCCGGCAGCGAACCACCGGCGGGCACGGAGCCGTCGCTCTGTACGTAACGGAGCTGCTGCACCCCGCCGCGCTCCCGCCCGACGACCACCAAGCGGCTGCCTCCGGCCCAGGACATCGCCGTGACCTGGGCGAGCTGCGGAGCCGCGGGGCGCAGCCCGACGATCGAGACAAGCGGCTCCTCCGCGGAGCCCTCCCGCTCCACCCGGCCTATCCGCAGCGACGTCTTCCCCTCGCTCTCCACGATCAGCGCGACACGCACGCCGTCGGCCGACACCCGCACCGATTCGACGCGTTCGTCTCCGCCGAGCTCAAGGTTCTTCACCTCGACCGGCTCGCCCCTGCCCTGGGCGAGCCAGAGCAGCCGGGAGTTCTTCGGGTCACGGTCGGCCACCCATAGATCACCGAACCCGTCCCAGCTGGGCGTGGAGAGTCCGTCCTTCTCCGACTTGGTCTCACTACGGACCTCGGTCTTCTCCAGGGAGCCGCCCGCGTCCAGCGATCCGACGGACATCGACCGCCCGTCCAGCGACACTCCCGCCGCCCACGACTCGTCACGGGAGACCGCCGCCGAACGCAGCGACTGCTCCCCCTCCCCCAGCTGACCGGGGACGGGGACCTCGCCGGTATCGCGGCCCGCGTTGCCCGGCATACGTACCAGCCGGTGCTTCTCGTCGAGGAAGTACTGATAGTCGGGGTGGCCCGCCGTGCGGTGCGCCGAGACGCTCTCGGCGCCGTCGTCGTCGAGGACACAGAGCTGGGAGCCGTTCTCCCGCCTGAGCTCCACCTCCTCGACACCCGATGACGTCAGGTCCTGGAGGGTGTAGAGCAGTTGCGCGGCCATCTCGGTGCAGCGCCGCTGCGTCACGTGGTCGGCGCGCTTGTTCAGCGGCACGGTCAGCCGGTTGTTGTCGTCAGGGGCCAGCGACTTCGTCCCCTTCTTCAGCCCCGTACTGCTGGGGAAACGCGAGTCCACCACCGGCTTCAGCCAGTTCGTCGGCCCTGCGAGCAGTGCCTTGACGGTCTCCGTCAAGGGATCTATCTGCTTGCGTACGTAGATCGGATCAGCCACCAGCCCCTGCTGCGAACTGGCCCCCGAAGGCGAACGTGAGGCGAAGTAGTACTTGTTGACGGACCAGTAGACACGCTGGAAATCGGACTGCCCGAGGACGACACCGGGGGGCGGCACGTCTATCCGCCACTCCTTGCCGGTCGCCCCCTCGGTCTGTGTGAGGTGCACAGACTTCCGGTAGGACGATTCGGAGGGCCGATACGCGTGCTGGCTGTCGACCCTCGCCACCTGGCTCCCCGTCAGCGAGAAAAGCTTGCCGCCGCTGCGGTCCCTGGCCGGCGAATCCACTTCCGTATTGGGCCCGTCCGAGAGAACAGTGGTCGAACGTTCCGGATACCACTGCTTCGACGCGTCGGGCGTCAGATATTTCCTGGCGATCGAGAAGTGCGGATCCGCGCTGGTCAGCGCCTCCAGGAACCCCTGGAGGATCTCCGTGGGACGCGCGCCCGCACGGGGCGCGACACCGAAGACACGGACCTGCGAGTCGGCCCGCTGCGACGCCTGTACGGGGGATACGTCACCGCGGTCGGGCATCGAGGCACAGCCCGCGAGGAGCGCCGCGCAACCGGCCACAGCACCCACCCGCGCCGTACGCACACGCCCGCCGCGCCTGTCGTCAGTGCTCACGTCCCGCCCTCCCGTCCCCCGCCGAACCTGGTTCGTCGCCCCGCGTGTTCTCCGCACCGCCCTGCCCCCGCGCGTCCTTGGACCGGCCCCGCACCGGCCCACTTCCGTCCGTGTCCCGGGCCCGCCGCCCCGGACGTGCCGGCTCGGCGCCGCCCCTGGCACGCGTGGCCGCGCGGTCCTCGGAACCGGCCACGTCGATGGCGCCGCCTCCGTCGTACAGTTCAAAACCGCGCGCCGCCCGTGCGGGGCGGGACACGACCCTGGAGCCGCTCCCCGGCAGAGCCGTGGGGTCGACCGCCGTCGGCGCGGCACGCTGCGGTATCGGTCCGCGCGGCGGAACCGGCGTAGGCAACCCCGCGCCGCTCTCGGCCGCGCCCGCCTCGCCGGCCGTCGCGGCCTCCGCCTCCACGCCGCTCTCCAGTTCCCTCGGCGCACGGTTCGCCCGGGAGTCCGGGGGCTCAAGCGCGATGGGAGAGCCCCTCAGCGGTTCGTCCGCCGTACGCGGCAACGTCAGCCTGAACTGCGAGCCCCCACCTGGCTCCCCCCACGCCTGGAGCCAGCCGCCGTGCAGCCGCGCGTCCTCAAGCGCGATGGACAGGCCCAGGCCTGTTCCCCCCGTGGTGCGGGCACGGGCCGGGTCGGCCCGCCAGAAACGGCTGAAGACGCGCGTGGCCTCGCCCGGCTTGAGGCCCACTCCGTAATCGCGCACCGCGACCGCCACGGCCCCACCGGCCGAGCCGAGGCGCACCACCACGTCCCGGCCCTCGCCGTGCTCCACGGCGTTGACCACGAGATTGCGCAGCACACGTTCCACCCTGCGCACGTCGGCCTCGGCCACCACGGGCTGCTGGTCACCGGTGATCAGGATGCGGCTGCCCTTGCGCTCGGCGAGCGGCTCCGCGCCATCGACCACCCGCCGCACGACCTCCCTCAGGTCGATCGCGTCGGCCTCCAGCGCGGCGGCCCCCGCGTCGAACCTGCTGATCTCCAGCAGATCCCCGAGCAGCGACTCGAAACGGTCCAGCTGGCCGGCGAGCAGTTCGGCGGAGCGGGCGGTCACCGGATCGAATTCGGTACGCGCGTCATGGATGACATCCACGGCCATCCGCACGGTCGTGAGCGGCGTCCGCAGCTCGTGCGAGACGTCGGAGACGAACCGCCGCTGCATACGCGACAGGTCCTCCCACTGCTGAATCTTGAGCTGAAGGCTCTGCGCCATCTTGTTGAAGGCCTCACCGAGCCGCGCGATGTCGTCCTCGCCCGTGACCTTCATGCGTTCCTGGAGCCGCCCCGCGGACAACCGTTCCGCCACCCCGGCCGCCATCCTCACAGGGGTGACGACCTGCCGTACGACCAGCCAGGCGATGGCGCCCAACAGCACCACGACGAAGAGCCCGGCCGTCGCCAGCGTCGTCTTGACCAGGCTCAGCGACTTCTCCTCCTGGGTGAAGGGGAAGAGATAGTAGAGCTGGTAGGGCTCGCCCTTCGGATCGTTCAGCCGCTTACCGATGACCAGCGCCGGTTCGGACGGTTGCCCGGCGCTGTAGGTGATCCGGGTGTAGCTCTGGAACGAACCGTCGTCCTTGGTGGTCCTGTCGACCTCGTTGCGCAGTCGCCGCGGCACGCTCTCGATCGGATACACGCCACCCGAGGCGCGCGGGCCG from Streptomyces tsukubensis encodes:
- a CDS encoding LpqB family beta-propeller domain-containing protein; amino-acid sequence: MPDRGDVSPVQASQRADSQVRVFGVAPRAGARPTEILQGFLEALTSADPHFSIARKYLTPDASKQWYPERSTTVLSDGPNTEVDSPARDRSGGKLFSLTGSQVARVDSQHAYRPSESSYRKSVHLTQTEGATGKEWRIDVPPPGVVLGQSDFQRVYWSVNKYYFASRSPSGASSQQGLVADPIYVRKQIDPLTETVKALLAGPTNWLKPVVDSRFPSSTGLKKGTKSLAPDDNNRLTVPLNKRADHVTQRRCTEMAAQLLYTLQDLTSSGVEEVELRRENGSQLCVLDDDGAESVSAHRTAGHPDYQYFLDEKHRLVRMPGNAGRDTGEVPVPGQLGEGEQSLRSAAVSRDESWAAGVSLDGRSMSVGSLDAGGSLEKTEVRSETKSEKDGLSTPSWDGFGDLWVADRDPKNSRLLWLAQGRGEPVEVKNLELGGDERVESVRVSADGVRVALIVESEGKTSLRIGRVEREGSAEEPLVSIVGLRPAAPQLAQVTAMSWAGGSRLVVVGRERGGVQQLRYVQSDGSVPAGGSLPGLTGVTDISASEDDRQPLIAHSADGIVRLPPGASWRTVLKDGTAPVYPG
- the hpf gene encoding ribosome hibernation-promoting factor, HPF/YfiA family, whose product is MDIVVKGRKTEVPERFRKHVADKLKLEKIQKLDGKVISLDVEVSKEHNPRQADRCDRVEITVRSRGPVIRAEASAADPYAALDLATAKLDARMRKEHDKRHNRRGSGRISAAEVVDHVPEAAQLNGDGSLGAEEPEAVPTKKVGPLEVQGEGPLIVREKTHVADPMSLDQALYEMELVGHDFYLFIDSETKEPSVVYRRHAYDYGVIHLTTDPMVGEASPSAAEAGGALGG
- the secA gene encoding preprotein translocase subunit SecA, encoding MSVLSKIMRAGEGKILRKLHRIADQVNSIEEDFVSLSDAELRALTDEYKQRYTDGESLDDLMPEAFATVREAAKRVLGQRPYDVQLMGAAALHMGYVSEMKTGEGKTLVGTLPAYLNALSGDGVHLITVNDYLAERDSEMMGRVHKFLGLEVGCILANMTPAQRREQYACDITYGTNNEFGFDYLRDNMAWAQDELVQRGHNYAIVDEVDSILVDEARTPLIISGPADQATKWYGDFAKLVTRLTKGEAGNQLKGIEETGDYEVDEKKRTVAIHEPGVAKVEDWLGIDNLYESVNTPLVGYLNNAIKAKELFKNDKDYVVIDGEVMIVDEHTGRILAGRRYNEGMHQAIEAKEGVDIKDENQTLATITLQNFFRLYSKLSGMTGTAMTEAAEFHQIYKLGVVPIPTNKPMVRVDQSDLIYRTEVAKFDAVVDDIAEKHEKGQPILVGTTSVEKSEYLSQQLAKRGIAHEVLNAKQHDREAPIIAQAGRRGSVTVATNMAGRGTDIKLGGNPDDLAEAELRQRGLDPVEHVEEWAAALPAALEKAERAVKAEHDEVKDAGGLYVLGTERHESRRIDNQLRGRSGRQGDPGESRFYLSLGDDLMRLFKAQMVERVMAMANVPDDVPIENKMVTRAIASAQSQVEQQNFETRKNVLKYDEVLNRQREVIYGERRRVLEGENLQEQVGHFMDDTIDAYVAAETAEGFAEEWDLDPLWGAFKQLYPVKVTVDELEEAAGDRAGLTAEFLGDSIKDDIHEQYAAREEQLGSDIMRELERRVVLSVLDRKWREHLYEMDYLQEGIGLRAMAQKDPLVEYQREGFDMFNAMMEGIKEESAGYLFNLEVQVEQQVEEVEVQDSEQQSTLPWPRATASRTPCPPGRAPRSARRGSTPRSARGTCTSPLPRWTARAESSKVTSPARRAARRVRVTA
- the mtrB gene encoding MtrAB system histidine kinase MtrB; amino-acid sequence: MSRDSAAPVSGRPPVDPAGRPVGQRSESRFGRLIDGGRALRGGVNSPFLRLFTRWARRPLLPAARLWRRNIQLKVVVTTLLMSLGVVLLLGFVVIGQVRNGLLDAKEKAAQSQAAGGFQVAREKAKSVNAGSGPDDTASAQQQTGRTGQNTTVWMSDLVEQLASGGQSAFDVVALSADSTDDSSSIRGPRASGGVYPIESVPRRLRNEVDRTTKDDGSFQSYTRITYSAGQPSEPALVIGKRLNDPKGEPYQLYYLFPFTQEEKSLSLVKTTLATAGLFVVVLLGAIAWLVVRQVVTPVRMAAGVAERLSAGRLQERMKVTGEDDIARLGEAFNKMAQSLQLKIQQWEDLSRMQRRFVSDVSHELRTPLTTVRMAVDVIHDARTEFDPVTARSAELLAGQLDRFESLLGDLLEISRFDAGAAALEADAIDLREVVRRVVDGAEPLAERKGSRILITGDQQPVVAEADVRRVERVLRNLVVNAVEHGEGRDVVVRLGSAGGAVAVAVRDYGVGLKPGEATRVFSRFWRADPARARTTGGTGLGLSIALEDARLHGGWLQAWGEPGGGSQFRLTLPRTADEPLRGSPIALEPPDSRANRAPRELESGVEAEAATAGEAGAAESGAGLPTPVPPRGPIPQRAAPTAVDPTALPGSGSRVVSRPARAARGFELYDGGGAIDVAGSEDRAATRARGGAEPARPGRRARDTDGSGPVRGRSKDARGQGGAENTRGDEPGSAGDGRAGREH
- a CDS encoding ComF family protein; translated protein: MRRWWQEFADLVLPAECGGCGRPRAALCTGCLSVLRAVRAERVRPDPEPVGLPAVYAAAPYEDAVRAVLLAHKERGALGLAHALGAVLAVSVRAALVGSGGATEGSGGLGGPLLLVPVPSAPGAVRARGHHPVERIARAAAAQLRGAGTPVRVLDVLRQRRSVVDQSGLSSRQRLANLTGALTVAPGGGSLLRSGRAVLVDDLMTTGASLSEAARALCGTDVEGAEGGQRMTVRGEVRAAVVAASPDSFKINRN
- a CDS encoding response regulator; its protein translation is MTDSFGPMRAEGAADDVIVIGADMEPPRKEPIRVLVVDDHALFRRGLEIVLAAEEDIQVIGEAGDGAEAVDKAADLLPDIVLMDVRMPKRGGIEACTSIKEVAPSAKIIMLTISDEEADLYDAIKAGATGYLLKEISTDEVATAIRAVADGQSQISPSMASKLLTEFKSMIQRTDERRLVPAPRLTDRELEVLKLVATGMNNRDIAKELFISENTVKNHVRNILEKLQLHSRMEAVVYAMREKILEIR
- a CDS encoding GNAT family N-acetyltransferase → MEPVTLVTERLLLRTVGPGDAAAVYAACQDPDIQRWTTIPSPYLREHAEGFTSAIVPAGWREGTAFNFGVFERLPQDGLPDVLGPSDRGEGPLVAMLGIMPRPMGTGEIGFWAVREYRRRGYVAEATRALTHWAFTELGVGRAEWRAEVGNEASRAVAERVGFTIEGVLRAGIIHRGEHRDCVIGSLLPSDVGVPASVPYRSASPTAY
- a CDS encoding winged helix-turn-helix domain-containing protein, whose product is MTSLPRPSSAVRPTTAPRPEAELSADEARRIALRAQGFLGAPDRRGGVRGVLRHLGAVQLDTISVLARSHELIPYARLGAVGRKKIESAYWSPAQDAGTPPNPHSFEYWSHAACILPVEEWPHFAFRRRAYRSRPSWHHELLPATYETVLKQLRTEGPLTATELGGAKNGGPWWDWSEAKIAVERALMFGDVVCTRREGWRRVYDLAERAIPAPLLHDDLDDRECARRLVRLAGQSLGVGTRADIADYHRLKAEQVEAVIAESGLVPVAVEGWAKPAWADPEALATVPRGRHRTTLLSPFDSLIWERARTERIFGLTHRLEAYVPKPKRIYGYFAMPVLSGGRLVGRVDPAREGRTLVAKQVSLGGDNASSAGPAKAVRPTAQALVEAASWVGCTDVRVERVAQPELRDALVAETFALLAG